One genomic segment of SAR324 cluster bacterium includes these proteins:
- a CDS encoding acetyltransferase: protein MQKIDVFNGDADGICALHQLRLAQPASSLLITGVKRDIGLLEKIKHVTHADIVVLDISLDANRDALNALLKQENNILYFDHHYHGEIPVSAHLNTHLDMDPDLCTSLLVDRYLGGTYREWAIVAAFGDNLHKSAHKLATDLGLSESHTASLRELGELINYNGYGESLEDLHLSPDQLYLSLVPYEHPGDFIENSETISRLRSGFKQDRELALSFGALPHEGTGRIVCFPSEAWAKRIAGVYNNEMSRKYPEQAQALLVENHDGSWMVSVRAPQTAPVGADLLCRQFPTGGGRAKAAGINQLPAEQLKAFIHAFDQQFS, encoded by the coding sequence ATTCAAAAAATTGATGTTTTTAATGGTGACGCGGATGGAATTTGTGCCCTGCATCAGCTTCGTCTGGCGCAACCGGCTTCCAGTTTGCTGATTACAGGTGTCAAACGTGACATTGGTTTGCTGGAAAAAATTAAACATGTCACACATGCTGATATTGTGGTGCTGGATATTTCACTGGATGCGAACCGGGATGCATTGAATGCTTTGCTGAAACAGGAAAACAACATTCTCTATTTTGATCATCATTATCATGGGGAAATTCCTGTAAGCGCTCATTTGAACACGCATCTGGACATGGACCCTGATTTGTGCACCAGTCTGCTGGTGGATCGTTATCTCGGAGGAACCTATCGGGAATGGGCTATTGTTGCCGCGTTCGGAGATAATCTGCATAAATCTGCTCATAAACTGGCAACAGACCTGGGGTTATCGGAGTCACATACAGCAAGCCTCAGAGAACTGGGTGAGTTGATCAATTACAATGGTTATGGTGAATCCCTGGAAGATCTTCATTTATCTCCGGATCAATTATATCTGAGCCTTGTGCCCTATGAACATCCCGGCGATTTTATAGAAAACTCGGAAACAATTTCCAGACTGAGGTCAGGTTTTAAGCAGGATCGGGAACTGGCCCTGTCGTTCGGGGCATTACCGCATGAGGGAACAGGACGGATTGTCTGCTTTCCCTCAGAAGCTTGGGCCAAACGGATAGCCGGTGTGTATAACAATGAAATGTCCCGTAAATATCCTGAACAGGCTCAAGCCTTGCTTGTAGAAAATCATGATGGTTCATGGATGGTGAGTGTTCGTGCTCCACAGACAGCACCCGTCGGCGCGGATCTTTTGTGTCGGCAATTTCCAACAGGTGGTGGACGGGCCAAAGCCGCGGGCATCAATCAGTTACCAGCCGAACAGTTAAAGGCCTTCATTCATGCGTTTGATCAGCAGTTTTCATAA
- a CDS encoding alpha/beta hydrolase: protein MKHLFVKYDSALAFRTLVTISMLWTVPFITGCNSLFYFPSRHIFSTPDQVGLLYEPVTFRHESGPQLSGWFIPAFDTTEPAQGTVVQIHGNAENMTSHWFSLAWMPFSRFNLFTFDYRGYGGSEGIPEIEGTIQDVKSAIAYVQSRTDVDKTRLIVIGQSLGGALSIAALAQPSEIKVPMLIVENTFSSYQRIAREKLQESWILWHWHLWAPDLLIDDTYSPESLIAKIHDIPILFIHGTNDQVISYHHSLILYEKANVPKYLWILPQGQHLSTFHTANNRKNLLDFIQTKLPQTDKPKSLPLVTHDFVWEPQTR from the coding sequence ATGAAACATTTATTTGTGAAATATGACTCGGCCCTGGCTTTCAGAACGCTAGTAACCATCTCCATGCTTTGGACAGTGCCCTTCATCACGGGTTGTAATTCACTGTTTTACTTCCCGAGCAGACACATATTTTCAACCCCGGATCAGGTGGGGCTGCTCTATGAACCTGTGACCTTCAGGCATGAAAGCGGCCCCCAACTCTCAGGTTGGTTCATTCCAGCGTTTGATACCACAGAACCAGCACAGGGAACGGTGGTTCAAATTCACGGTAACGCTGAAAACATGACCAGCCATTGGTTCTCGCTGGCATGGATGCCATTTTCCCGGTTCAATCTGTTTACCTTTGACTATCGGGGTTATGGCGGCTCGGAAGGAATACCGGAGATAGAAGGAACCATTCAGGATGTCAAATCGGCCATCGCTTATGTGCAGTCCCGCACAGATGTTGACAAAACCCGATTGATTGTGATTGGGCAAAGCCTGGGGGGCGCCTTGAGCATTGCGGCACTGGCTCAACCCTCTGAAATCAAGGTGCCCATGCTGATTGTGGAAAATACGTTTTCTTCCTATCAACGCATTGCCCGTGAAAAACTTCAGGAATCATGGATTTTATGGCATTGGCATTTATGGGCGCCTGATCTTCTGATTGATGACACCTACAGTCCGGAATCATTGATTGCAAAAATCCATGATATTCCGATACTCTTCATTCATGGAACCAACGACCAGGTGATTTCATACCATCATTCCCTGATCTTGTATGAAAAAGCCAATGTTCCCAAATACCTGTGGATTTTGCCACAAGGTCAGCATCTCAGCACCTTTCATACGGCAAACAACAGAAAAAACCTGCTGGATTTTATTCAAACCAAACTGCCTCAAACGGACAAACCGAAATCATTGCCGCTGGTAACTCATGATTTTGTCTGGGAACCCCAAACCCGGTGA
- the selB gene encoding selenocysteine-specific translation elongation factor, with product MASDTDISGYYVIGTGGHIDHGKTTLVKALTGTDTDVLAEEKRRGITIDLGFAHYQDALGTRFAFIDVPGHEKFIHNMLAGVSGIDALLLVVACDEGVMPQTREHLAICDLLGVRQGLIVLTRSDLADPEMRDLCAEEVRETVKDTFLEAAPMVPVSAKTGEGLEALKTQLEKLYKKLTPRHVDHPFRMNVDRSFSVKGFGTVVTGTVVSGRVRKEVPLTQFPSGQIVRVRGFQVHGQSQDEIRAGQRAALNISNLSRDEIQRGDQLATEGTLLTSYMLNAELRILKDIPAGVAHNTRVRVYLGTAEVMGKLVLFDRDLINPGERSLVQLRLEKQVSSRTGDRFIIRNFNAQFTIGGGKVIDPFPGKSRRIRQAQTDKMRLLVHGSDEEIGETVVYLQSIQGVTEKDFMVRSGLSSRRADGILQKLRSSQKIIGITTEATRYIHVEHLHKMAEFLVRVIAAHHQKHPDLAGMTAVEIGGKVSLLFKDTREVESVLKYLTRQNRLAQQDQYFALPDHTIQISDDYEDQLARCTTLLEADQFQPRRQTQLLQDLAMAEKQGVAFLKKATHQKQLVRVSPDLFYTSGQMEAIVARLEHYFSTHETISVIEFKEFLNIGRKHAVELLEYFDTRRLTIRRDNHRVWGSQTKS from the coding sequence ATGGCATCTGATACTGACATTTCGGGTTATTATGTGATTGGAACCGGCGGGCATATTGATCATGGGAAAACCACACTGGTCAAAGCACTGACCGGAACAGATACGGATGTTCTGGCCGAAGAAAAACGCCGAGGAATCACGATTGATCTTGGTTTTGCCCATTATCAGGATGCGTTGGGAACCCGGTTTGCGTTCATTGATGTGCCGGGGCATGAAAAGTTTATTCACAACATGCTTGCCGGGGTTTCAGGAATTGATGCCCTACTACTGGTCGTTGCCTGCGATGAAGGGGTGATGCCTCAAACCCGTGAGCATCTGGCGATCTGTGATTTGCTGGGTGTCAGGCAGGGGCTGATTGTGCTGACACGGAGCGATCTTGCAGACCCTGAAATGCGCGATTTATGCGCTGAGGAAGTCAGGGAAACGGTGAAGGATACCTTCCTGGAAGCCGCACCGATGGTCCCTGTTTCCGCCAAAACCGGCGAAGGTCTGGAGGCGTTGAAAACGCAGTTGGAAAAATTATATAAAAAACTCACCCCCCGTCATGTCGATCACCCCTTCCGAATGAATGTGGATCGGTCGTTTTCTGTCAAGGGTTTTGGCACGGTGGTGACCGGAACGGTCGTTTCAGGAAGAGTGCGCAAAGAGGTTCCTCTGACACAATTTCCCTCAGGGCAAATAGTCCGTGTCCGTGGATTTCAGGTTCATGGCCAGTCTCAGGATGAAATCCGTGCGGGTCAACGTGCGGCCCTCAATATTTCAAATTTATCCAGAGATGAGATTCAACGGGGGGACCAACTGGCGACTGAAGGCACACTGCTGACCAGTTACATGCTCAATGCCGAATTGAGAATATTGAAAGATATTCCTGCCGGGGTGGCTCACAATACACGGGTGAGAGTTTATCTGGGAACCGCTGAAGTGATGGGGAAGTTGGTCCTGTTTGACCGGGATCTGATCAATCCGGGTGAGCGTTCCCTCGTTCAGCTTCGTTTGGAAAAACAGGTGAGCAGTCGGACAGGTGACCGCTTCATCATCCGGAATTTCAATGCGCAATTCACCATAGGCGGAGGAAAAGTGATTGATCCATTTCCCGGAAAATCCCGAAGGATCCGTCAGGCACAAACAGATAAAATGCGATTATTGGTCCATGGCTCTGATGAAGAAATCGGGGAAACTGTGGTGTATCTGCAATCCATTCAGGGTGTCACAGAAAAAGATTTTATGGTGAGAAGCGGACTTTCTTCCCGGCGAGCCGATGGCATATTGCAAAAATTAAGAAGTTCTCAAAAAATCATTGGTATCACCACGGAGGCAACCCGGTATATTCATGTGGAACATCTCCATAAAATGGCAGAGTTTCTGGTGCGTGTGATCGCGGCTCATCATCAGAAACATCCTGATCTGGCGGGAATGACCGCAGTTGAAATCGGCGGTAAGGTTTCACTGCTGTTCAAAGACACCAGAGAAGTGGAATCGGTCTTGAAATATCTGACACGGCAGAATCGACTGGCGCAACAGGATCAGTATTTTGCGTTGCCGGACCATACCATACAAATTTCAGATGATTATGAGGACCAACTGGCCCGATGCACCACACTGCTGGAAGCCGACCAGTTTCAACCCCGGCGTCAGACCCAGTTGTTACAGGATCTTGCAATGGCTGAAAAACAGGGCGTCGCCTTTTTGAAAAAAGCAACTCACCAGAAACAACTGGTTCGGGTGTCACCGGATTTGTTTTATACGTCAGGGCAGATGGAGGCCATTGTTGCCAGACTGGAACACTATTTTTCCACGCATGAAACCATCAGTGTGATTGAATTCAAGGAATTTCTGAATATTGGACGAAAACATGCTGTGGAATTGCTGGAATATTTTGATACCCGCCGCTTGACCATTCGGAGGGACAATCACCGGGTTTGGGGTTCCCAGACAAAATCATGA
- the ilvD gene encoding dihydroxy-acid dehydratase translates to MGKFRSSTSTQGRNMAGARSLWRATGFKDEDFNKPIIAIANSFTQFVPGHVHLHDIGQRVKKVIDANGGVGVEFNTIAIDDGIAMGHDGMLYSLPSRDLIADSVEYMVNAHCADAMICISNCDKITPGMLMAAMRLNIPAIFVSGGPMEAGKVGEAKFDLIDVMIAGGNDSVAEDDLGRLERSACPTCGSCSGMFTANSMNCLNEALGLAFPGNGTIVATHTSRWKLFEQAGKRIVEMARSYYLEDDASVLPRSIATLDAFKNAMALDIAMGGSTNTVLHILAIAQEAGVDYTMKHIDEISRHVPTLCKVAPSSHYHVEDVHRAGGIMAILEELIPTGLIQQACRTISGKTIGEQIEAFSIRQSPNSQAKMLYKAAPGGIPTQIAFSQNSQYSVLDTDSVKGCIRSVEHAYSKEGGLCVLYGNIAEDGCIVKTAGVDESIWKFEGPARIFHSQDAACDAILGNQIKEGDVVVIRYEGPKGGPGMQEMLYPTSFIKSKNLGKTCALITDGRFSGGTSGLSIGHVSPEAAEGGAIGLVEEGDLIVIDIPNRRLDVKLAQGELEQRRSTMEAKGPEAWTPGPRPRVVSKALEAYSMMVTSAAKGGVRDLSQLKASRPAKF, encoded by the coding sequence ATGGGAAAATTCAGGAGTAGCACCAGCACCCAGGGAAGAAATATGGCCGGAGCCCGATCGCTCTGGCGTGCGACCGGATTCAAAGATGAAGATTTCAACAAGCCGATCATCGCCATCGCCAATTCATTTACCCAGTTTGTGCCAGGACATGTGCATCTGCATGACATCGGTCAACGGGTCAAAAAAGTGATTGATGCCAATGGTGGCGTCGGGGTGGAATTCAATACCATTGCCATTGATGATGGTATCGCCATGGGCCATGATGGAATGCTGTATTCCCTGCCCAGTCGGGATTTGATTGCGGATTCCGTAGAATATATGGTCAACGCGCATTGCGCCGATGCCATGATTTGTATCAGTAACTGTGACAAGATCACTCCTGGAATGTTGATGGCGGCCATGCGGTTGAACATTCCTGCCATCTTTGTTTCCGGAGGACCGATGGAAGCCGGCAAGGTGGGTGAAGCGAAATTTGATCTCATTGATGTGATGATTGCCGGAGGAAATGATTCTGTGGCTGAGGATGACCTCGGACGTCTGGAACGTTCCGCCTGTCCCACTTGCGGTTCCTGCTCAGGCATGTTCACCGCCAACAGTATGAATTGTCTGAATGAAGCGCTGGGCTTGGCCTTCCCCGGCAACGGCACCATTGTCGCGACTCATACCAGCCGTTGGAAATTGTTTGAACAGGCGGGGAAACGCATTGTCGAAATGGCACGCTCCTATTATTTGGAGGATGATGCTTCTGTGTTGCCACGGTCCATCGCGACGCTGGATGCCTTTAAAAACGCGATGGCACTGGATATCGCCATGGGCGGTTCCACCAACACCGTATTGCATATTCTGGCCATTGCCCAGGAAGCCGGAGTGGATTATACCATGAAACATATTGATGAGATCTCCCGTCATGTTCCGACCCTGTGTAAGGTCGCGCCTTCCTCCCATTATCATGTGGAAGATGTGCATCGGGCTGGCGGCATCATGGCCATTTTGGAGGAATTGATTCCTACAGGGTTGATCCAGCAGGCATGTCGGACCATTTCAGGAAAAACCATCGGGGAACAGATTGAGGCTTTCAGCATTCGTCAATCGCCCAACAGTCAGGCAAAGATGCTCTACAAGGCGGCACCCGGTGGGATTCCGACCCAGATCGCATTTTCACAAAACTCCCAATACTCAGTTCTGGATACAGATTCGGTCAAGGGTTGTATCCGTTCAGTGGAACATGCCTACAGTAAGGAAGGGGGCTTGTGTGTGCTGTATGGAAACATTGCGGAAGATGGCTGTATTGTAAAAACTGCCGGTGTGGATGAAAGCATCTGGAAATTCGAAGGCCCTGCCCGGATTTTTCATTCCCAGGATGCGGCCTGCGATGCCATTTTAGGCAATCAGATCAAGGAAGGCGATGTCGTAGTGATTCGTTATGAAGGTCCCAAAGGCGGACCTGGCATGCAGGAAATGCTATATCCCACATCCTTCATCAAATCTAAAAATCTGGGAAAAACCTGTGCCTTGATCACCGATGGACGTTTCAGCGGCGGCACTTCAGGTTTGAGCATTGGTCATGTTTCTCCGGAAGCGGCAGAAGGGGGAGCGATTGGCCTGGTGGAAGAAGGCGATCTCATTGTGATTGATATTCCCAATCGGCGGCTGGATGTCAAACTTGCTCAGGGAGAACTGGAACAACGACGAAGCACTATGGAAGCCAAAGGTCCGGAAGCCTGGACACCAGGACCCAGGCCACGTGTTGTGTCCAAGGCGTTGGAAGCCTATAGCATGATGGTTACAAGTGCGGCCAAAGGCGGAGTGCGGGATCTGAGCCAGTTGAAAGCTTCCCGTCCAGCCAAATTCTGA
- a CDS encoding OmpA family protein has protein sequence MRRNGKRGVWLVIALWLSLAGCGPSQEEYTAKVNEAENYKKTIAGKENELKQLRTEKQTSDQQLAAQQTKIEALQIEQQKTAQLLEQKEQELKLHQDQLTTIQATQQDAEAEIQIKKQAVEEAATALHQRQQDLEIQINAAHQANMQLKKATKDQEEKIKALNQEIDYLTNQIEILATEKQSLQNTLSREPKPAKPEKSATIPEGDFQAQLQQVFGNEIQQERLTVLSEGNRVILRVEEHRIFDSGEAFINAEGFRILNQIGHRLKEIPGVYIQVSGHTDDLPVGKNTREKFPTNWELSTSRAVNVVRYLIDSAFVDPSRISAAGYSSYRPATESNTQRKKNRRIEFVLYTL, from the coding sequence ATGAGGAGGAATGGAAAAAGAGGGGTGTGGCTGGTTATCGCGTTATGGCTCAGCCTTGCAGGCTGCGGACCCAGTCAGGAAGAGTACACGGCCAAGGTGAATGAAGCTGAAAACTATAAGAAAACAATTGCCGGCAAAGAGAATGAACTCAAGCAACTCCGAACTGAAAAACAGACATCCGACCAGCAACTTGCGGCTCAACAGACAAAAATTGAAGCCCTGCAAATTGAACAGCAGAAAACAGCACAATTGCTGGAACAGAAAGAACAGGAACTGAAACTGCATCAGGATCAGTTGACCACTATTCAGGCGACCCAACAGGATGCTGAAGCCGAAATTCAGATCAAAAAACAGGCGGTTGAAGAAGCCGCGACAGCCTTGCATCAGCGACAGCAGGATCTGGAAATACAGATCAATGCCGCGCATCAGGCCAACATGCAGTTGAAAAAAGCCACCAAAGACCAGGAAGAAAAAATCAAGGCACTGAATCAGGAAATTGATTATCTCACCAATCAGATCGAAATTCTGGCGACAGAAAAACAGTCTCTGCAAAACACGCTTTCACGGGAGCCCAAACCCGCCAAACCTGAAAAATCAGCAACAATACCGGAGGGTGATTTCCAGGCTCAGCTTCAGCAAGTGTTTGGCAATGAGATCCAACAGGAACGACTGACCGTTCTCAGTGAAGGCAATCGTGTGATTTTGCGAGTGGAAGAACATCGGATTTTTGATTCAGGAGAAGCTTTTATCAATGCGGAAGGCTTTCGGATTTTGAATCAGATTGGTCATCGACTGAAGGAAATACCGGGGGTTTATATTCAGGTGAGCGGGCATACTGATGATTTGCCTGTGGGAAAAAATACCCGTGAAAAATTTCCAACCAATTGGGAACTGTCAACGTCACGTGCTGTCAATGTGGTGCGCTATCTGATTGACAGCGCTTTTGTGGACCCTTCCAGAATTTCCGCGGCAGGTTACAGTTCTTACAGGCCCGCGACTGAGTCCAATACTCAGCGCAAGAAAAACCGACGCATTGAATTTGTTCTTTATACGTTATAA
- a CDS encoding PAS domain S-box protein, with product MADVTFLLGTGLGVLFCGLCWIVHYWFVLRKKQSGNSAMSQNIDEDGQTSNNIRFTTTEVQQRAILDAIHDAMFRIRKDGPFYDFIPAENFNKIISGSLSNENELTSLNIARESLHYLKAMEHIQLILESEGPLVYEYHVELEHQKKDYEARMVRSGENEVLIIVRDVTEHNRTRNTLTRFRFFMDQAGEAILLVDPETRKIIDFNKTATDYLQYSAAELHGLLLENIRSDQFTQTPRKWKEYLEMLRSMDKPLVTQGTFHRKDRSWFYTETVASTQVFEDQEYLLLTIRDITERKEAGEQLARLVTAIEQMAESIIVTDPNGIILYVNPAFRNTTGFQGFEVIGHRPSILKSGLHDTVFYENLWKTIQEGNVWHGHIFNRKKSGDLLQVNSTISPVLDAAGHIINFIAIQHDVTYEKQLESHIRQSQKMEAIGTLAGGIAHDFNNMLFAMMGYTEMASQKLPRNSRPRQQLEEVLQVGQRAKELIQQILTFSRRNEQEFRTFQIQPLVKEVIKMIKATLPSTIQVHEIVPEELPVITGDSTQIHQVLINLFTNAAYAMKEKGGLLEIELSAVMLDKDQSQWLSLTPGNYILIAIKDTGVGIPPEILHRIFDPFFTTKPVDEGTGMGLAVVHGIVENHHGTISVESTPGKGSVFNVYLPASRGEHPVVEKKIKQRIKGKGRIIMVDDEPILAEMVKEMLMTAGFSVEAYTNSQITLDAFTNNPHNYDILITDQTMPEMSGVALAEAVAGIRPEFPVILISGQIDRALTINATNIVAVLGKPISSQELINEIKKAISDH from the coding sequence ATGGCCGATGTTACTTTTCTGCTGGGAACAGGCCTCGGAGTACTGTTTTGCGGACTATGCTGGATTGTTCATTACTGGTTCGTTCTGCGAAAGAAGCAGTCAGGCAATTCCGCAATGAGTCAGAACATTGACGAAGATGGGCAGACTTCCAATAACATCAGGTTTACAACCACTGAGGTTCAGCAGCGGGCGATTCTGGACGCAATCCATGACGCGATGTTTCGTATCAGGAAAGATGGCCCCTTCTATGATTTTATTCCGGCTGAAAATTTTAACAAAATCATTTCAGGTTCGTTGTCGAATGAAAACGAACTCACCTCCCTGAACATTGCCCGAGAATCACTGCATTACCTGAAAGCCATGGAACATATTCAACTGATTCTGGAATCGGAAGGTCCGTTGGTTTATGAATATCATGTGGAACTGGAACATCAAAAAAAAGATTATGAAGCACGCATGGTTCGCAGTGGTGAGAATGAAGTTCTGATCATCGTCCGGGATGTCACTGAACACAACCGCACAAGAAATACCTTGACCCGCTTCCGTTTTTTTATGGATCAGGCCGGTGAAGCCATTTTGCTGGTTGATCCCGAAACTCGAAAAATCATAGATTTCAACAAAACCGCCACCGATTATCTTCAATATTCCGCGGCAGAGCTTCATGGTCTCCTGCTTGAAAATATCCGTTCTGATCAGTTCACCCAGACCCCGAGGAAGTGGAAGGAATATCTGGAAATGCTGCGTAGTATGGACAAACCGCTGGTTACCCAGGGCACCTTTCATCGCAAGGATCGTTCGTGGTTTTATACGGAAACAGTGGCCTCAACCCAGGTGTTTGAAGACCAGGAATATCTGTTGCTGACGATTAGAGACATCACCGAACGGAAAGAAGCCGGAGAGCAACTCGCACGGCTGGTTACGGCTATTGAACAAATGGCGGAATCCATCATCGTCACGGATCCCAACGGGATTATTCTATATGTCAATCCGGCATTCCGAAACACCACCGGCTTTCAAGGATTTGAGGTCATCGGGCACCGTCCCAGTATTCTGAAAAGCGGACTTCATGATACGGTGTTTTATGAAAACCTGTGGAAAACCATTCAGGAGGGAAATGTGTGGCACGGGCATATTTTCAACCGTAAAAAATCTGGAGATCTGCTCCAGGTGAACTCCACTATTTCACCTGTTTTGGATGCGGCGGGGCACATCATCAATTTCATTGCGATCCAACATGATGTGACCTATGAAAAACAATTAGAATCCCACATACGGCAGTCGCAGAAAATGGAAGCCATCGGGACGCTTGCCGGAGGAATTGCCCATGATTTTAATAACATGCTGTTTGCCATGATGGGGTATACCGAAATGGCGAGTCAAAAGCTGCCACGCAACTCCAGACCCCGACAGCAACTGGAAGAAGTGCTGCAGGTGGGACAACGGGCAAAAGAGCTGATTCAGCAGATTTTAACCTTCAGTCGCAGAAATGAGCAGGAGTTCCGGACGTTCCAGATTCAACCACTGGTGAAAGAAGTGATTAAAATGATCAAGGCGACACTTCCCTCAACCATTCAGGTTCATGAAATAGTTCCGGAAGAATTGCCGGTAATCACGGGTGATTCAACCCAGATCCATCAGGTGCTGATCAATTTATTCACCAATGCGGCTTATGCCATGAAAGAAAAAGGCGGTTTGCTGGAAATTGAACTCTCCGCAGTCATGCTGGACAAAGACCAGTCCCAATGGTTATCACTGACTCCCGGAAATTATATTCTGATCGCGATCAAAGATACAGGTGTTGGTATTCCCCCTGAAATTCTGCATCGGATATTTGATCCTTTTTTTACGACAAAACCCGTGGATGAAGGAACAGGCATGGGCTTGGCCGTAGTGCATGGAATCGTGGAAAACCATCATGGAACAATCAGTGTTGAAAGCACACCGGGCAAAGGAAGTGTTTTCAATGTTTACCTGCCGGCTTCCAGGGGTGAACATCCGGTTGTTGAGAAAAAGATCAAACAGCGCATCAAAGGAAAAGGCCGAATCATAATGGTGGATGATGAGCCGATTCTGGCGGAAATGGTCAAAGAGATGTTGATGACAGCAGGTTTTTCGGTAGAGGCCTACACAAACAGTCAAATCACCCTGGACGCCTTTACTAATAATCCGCATAACTATGACATTCTGATCACAGACCAGACCATGCCGGAAATGTCCGGCGTCGCTTTGGCCGAGGCTGTTGCCGGAATCAGACCTGAATTTCCGGTGATTCTGATCTCCGGCCAAATTGATCGGGCCTTAACCATCAACGCTACCAATATTGTCGCGGTATTGGGTAAACCTATTTCGTCACAGGAACTTATTAACGAAATCAAGAAAGCTATCAGCGATCATTGA
- a CDS encoding NRDE family protein produces MCVLFLVSQQHSGFPFILLSNRDEFFHRPSVKAHYWKEFPDLLAGKDKKAGGTWLGVTRQGKFAIITNYREIVPSKKLFSRGLLVRDFLQASASVAEYVDRVNRNRQQYDGFNLLIGQISSAGNEIMYVSNRTAEVSTLSAGMYGLSNHLLDSPWPKVLAGKQRLSQLLHQERFEVRDLFAILEDPSGFPDEQLPDTGIGIHMERLLSPLFIKTPLYGTRTSTVILMDQEGNVSFHEKNHSPIQIKKRPQTFHFQIESVQGVTHGI; encoded by the coding sequence ATGTGTGTTCTGTTTCTTGTTTCTCAGCAGCATTCCGGCTTTCCCTTCATATTGCTCTCCAATCGGGATGAGTTTTTTCATCGGCCTTCGGTGAAGGCTCATTACTGGAAAGAGTTTCCCGATCTATTGGCTGGAAAAGATAAAAAAGCAGGCGGCACCTGGCTTGGGGTGACCCGGCAGGGAAAATTTGCCATCATTACCAACTATCGTGAAATAGTGCCCTCCAAAAAATTGTTCAGTCGAGGTCTGCTGGTTCGGGATTTTCTTCAGGCGTCAGCTTCTGTTGCGGAATATGTCGATCGTGTGAACAGAAACAGGCAACAGTATGACGGTTTCAATCTGTTGATTGGGCAGATCAGTTCTGCCGGAAATGAAATCATGTATGTCTCCAACCGAACTGCTGAGGTGTCAACGCTGTCTGCGGGAATGTATGGACTCAGCAACCATCTGCTTGATTCACCCTGGCCCAAGGTTCTGGCAGGAAAACAACGTTTGTCACAACTGCTTCATCAGGAACGGTTTGAGGTGCGGGATCTGTTTGCGATTCTGGAAGATCCGTCTGGTTTTCCTGATGAACAACTGCCTGACACGGGCATTGGAATCCATATGGAACGGCTACTGTCTCCCCTTTTCATCAAAACTCCGTTGTATGGAACCCGTACCTCCACAGTGATTCTCATGGATCAGGAAGGGAACGTCTCGTTTCATGAAAAAAACCATTCTCCAATACAAATAAAAAAAAGGCCGCAAACCTTTCATTTCCAGATTGAATCTGTTCAAGGCGTGACTCATGGCATCTGA